The Bacteroidia bacterium DNA window AATGTTCAGATAGCGCTTTTGCATAGACAAAAAACTTACATCATTGGGGTAGTAAATCCCGAACTGGAATCAGCCTTTTTACAAAATGCTATCGTTACTATGGAAAATTTCTCATTTCACAAAAGATACGACAGAACTTGTTACGTTCTTTACAAAATTTTTACTAACAGAGCAATAAAAAGATGGAATAACATAAAGGAACTTTGTGCTTATACTGGCTTACAGCCTGAACAACTGTTTGAATACTTTAAGACATCTGATGAAGAAGAACTTATGAATAAGTCCTTGTATAATATCACACTATTGGAATGCGTTAAGTACTACGCAAAATAGCTAAATGGGCTATGTTTTCTTAATGCTGTATCAGCGTTTACAGGTTGCAGCTGTACTAATACATCACAATCGTATGGGCTTACCTTGATAGAAGTCTAAAACTTTACTCCTAAAAATAAGTGTGTACTTAGCTTGTAAAAGCTCAGACCGCGCTCTTTGCCAATTGTTTTGAGTAGTAAGTAAATCCACACTATTGATAGCACCTGCTTCAAAACGTTTTTGCGCATATTGATAAGCTTTTTCTAATGCTTTTACTTGCTCTTCAAGACTACGATAACGTTCCTGTGCATTTTGAACGTCAATGTATGCTTGTTGAATATCTTTTATGAGCTGATTCTGCACCGCTTTGAGCTGTATTTCTTGATTGATAACTTCTAACCGGGCATTCGATACGTTCATCCGCACATTAAAACGATTGAAAATAGGCACTTGCAAGGTAATACCTAAGGTTTTACCTAAATTCCGATTGTATTGTGTAAAAAAGTCATCAGGCGCTATGCGCTTATTTACAAATTGATAAGTACTAAAATCAAATGTAGTTACTTCATAAGGCTTGAAAAATGTAGCCCTTGCATTGATATTTCCAGAAAGGGACAAAATAGGATAGTAGCTTGCTTTTGCTATTTTTAAACCAATTTGACTGCTTTTAAGTCTGTTTTGCTGCTCTTTAACTTCGGGCATATTTTGTAAAGCATAGTTATAGATGGTTTGAAGGTCTGGCAAAATCAAGCTCACATCAGAAATTTCAGGAACTACTATGTCAAAATCCTCTTCAACAGGTAGTTCCATAGCTTGTAGTAAAGAAAGTTTGTCCTTTTTAAGTTGGTTTTCTAACGTTTGCCGATTAAGTTTATCTGTAGCTAATTGAGCTTGCAAATTGAGTATTTCCCCTTCTGTAATTACACCTTTTTCGTATAATTTTTGCGCTCGGGCTATTCGGACTTCATCTAATTGAATACTTTGCTCGGCTACTTTTATTTGTTCTTTATCCAAGATAATTTGAATGAATAAAAGGGCTACATTCAGGGCAATGTTATTTTTTATTTTTTCGGTTGCAATGCGAGAAGCAATCAAGTTGAGTTTATTGCGCTCTAAGGTATAATGGTTGTTCATGCCGTTGAATAGAATAATTGTACTGCTTAAACCGCTTTGTACAAAATCAGATTGAGTTTCAATAAGTTGAAAGGTGCTAGGGTCTTGGTTTCTACCCCAAGCTCTTGCTACGCTGCTATTGGCATTGAGGTTAGGGGCAAAATTGGCTTTACTTTGAAAAAAAGTGTTTTCTTGCAGTTTTTCCGCATTTTTACTTTGTTTAACTTGTAGATTATTTTCTGTGGCATATTGAATACACTGTTCTAATGAATACATTTTTTGGGCTGCGCCGCAGAGGGCACTTAACAAGCCTATAAGAAGTAAAATAAGCACTTTCATGCCGTAAAAATAAGACCTGGTGTTCAAGTAAAGCTAAATACATGACCAATCACAATTG harbors:
- a CDS encoding TolC family protein, which translates into the protein MKVLILLLIGLLSALCGAAQKMYSLEQCIQYATENNLQVKQSKNAEKLQENTFFQSKANFAPNLNANSSVARAWGRNQDPSTFQLIETQSDFVQSGLSSTIILFNGMNNHYTLERNKLNLIASRIATEKIKNNIALNVALLFIQIILDKEQIKVAEQSIQLDEVRIARAQKLYEKGVITEGEILNLQAQLATDKLNRQTLENQLKKDKLSLLQAMELPVEEDFDIVVPEISDVSLILPDLQTIYNYALQNMPEVKEQQNRLKSSQIGLKIAKASYYPILSLSGNINARATFFKPYEVTTFDFSTYQFVNKRIAPDDFFTQYNRNLGKTLGITLQVPIFNRFNVRMNVSNARLEVINQEIQLKAVQNQLIKDIQQAYIDVQNAQERYRSLEEQVKALEKAYQYAQKRFEAGAINSVDLLTTQNNWQRARSELLQAKYTLIFRSKVLDFYQGKPIRL